In Phacochoerus africanus isolate WHEZ1 chromosome 1, ROS_Pafr_v1, whole genome shotgun sequence, the following are encoded in one genomic region:
- the CD200R1 gene encoding cell surface glycoprotein CD200 receptor 1 has product MPCTWVTSDLQLLLSLTLFLVAGRSSAGTEGPFTSNNSIMPQIHQDKYSLASTITSSTYRKQSTVTPPAEVNISLPVLVDTTAELYCPPVLWTTVVVATWEIVLRDKAPCFRAYRADTNETTSGNCTDERIIWSSRLDQNPALQIGPVAVTHDGYYRCQKVAPNGNFHRGYHLQVLVPPEVTLVQSENGTVVCKAVAGKPAAQISWTPEGDCVTEQNPHWGNGTVTVRSMCYWKAHHVPNVSCTVSHVTGNKSLFLELNQVDNYKRMYLRILYAIPPIFIILVIVGSIWLLKILGCRKCKLKKTEPTPVVEEDEMQPYASYTEKNNPLYDTTNRVKTSQVLNEVDGINLHTIYVFGISHEDK; this is encoded by the exons GACGTTCAAGTGCAGGAACGGAAGGTCCTTTTACATCAAACAACTCAATAATGCCACAGATTCACCAGGACAAATACAGTTTGG cTTCAACAATTACTTCATCTACATACAGAAAACAGAGCACTGTAACACCTCCTGCAGAAG ttAATATTTCACTACCTGTACTGGTGGATACAACGGCTGAGCTCTATTGCCCTCCTGTGCTGTGGACAACTGTGGTGGTAGCAACATGGGAAATAGTCCTCAGAGACAAGGCCCCCTGCTTCAGAGCCTACAGGGCTGATACAAATGAGACCACATCAGGAAACTGTACTGATGAGAGAATAATCTGGTCCTCCAGACTTGACCAGAATCCTGCCCTTCAGATTGGTCCAGTGGCCGTCACTCATGATGGGTATTACAGGTGTCAAAAGGTAGCACCAAAtgggaatttccatcgtggctaTCACCTCCAAGTATTAG TACCCCCTGAGGTGACCCTGGTTCAAAGCGAGAATGGAACTGTGGTGTGCAAGGCGGTCGCAGGGAAGCCGGCTGCTCAGATTTCCTGGACCCCTGAGGGGGACTGTGTCACTGAGCAAAACCCTCACTGGGGCAATGGCACAGTGACTGTCCGGAGTATGTGCTACTGGAAGGCCCATCATGTACCTAATGTGTCCTGCACTGTCTCCCACGTGACTGGCAACAAGAGTCTCTTCTTAGAGCTGAATCAAG TTGATAATTACAAAAGAATGTACTTAAGAATTCTATATGCCATCCctcctatttttattatcttgGTCATCGTGGGATCCATTTGGCTTTTGAAAATCCTTGGCTGCAG aaaaTGTAAATTGAAAAAAACAGAACCTACTCCAGTTGTCGAGGAG GATGAAATGCAGCCCTATGCCAGCTACACGGAGAAGAATAATCCACTTTACGATACCACAAACAGAGTGAAGACATCTCAGGTGTTAAATGAAGTTGATGGGATAAATCTCCATACTATATATGTTTTTGGCATCTCTCACGAGGACAAATGA